Genomic segment of Nostoc sp. TCL240-02:
CCTAACTCTGCCCGAATTCTGCCAAAAAGCCGAGCCGCCCGGTCATCAAAAGGCAAAGATACAAAATTATTCAAGAATGCTTCTTGTAATGCTAAAGTCCGTGTCGGATTATTACTTCGCATTGCACCATAAAATAGTTCGGCTTTTACTACCGAACAAACAACAATATCTGCTGGTGATAGCGATTCTAACCTCTGCCTCACAGCAGACATAGGACGATTCAGATAAACAATGCAAGCATTGGTATCTAACAAATATCTCACTCTAATGGCTCCCTAGTGTCATACTCACCTTGGGGATATCTTTGAATTGGGTCATCTGCTAATGATCCAGCTGTTTGTTCAAAAAATCCGGCTGGCCATCCCAATTCTTGGGGTGTTTTTGGGGGTACTGATGGTTCTATTTGTTGATAAATCACTACGACTTCCATTTCTTTGTCTGTTATGCCAACAGGAATCTCAAGGTGCAAAATGCCATCACCCCCAACATGAGAACATAACTTAATACTTTGCATTACTGTTTTCTCCTAGTCCTTGGTTGATTGAAAATTACGGGGTATCTCATCTATGATGCCGTATTCTTTTTCAATCACACTCAACAGCTTCTTCTCCATAGCTGTCAAATACGGTCGCTTCAAATCTCCCAAGTGCTTTAAGACAGCATGGGCAGCCTCTTCCAAGTTTTGATTTTCCTATAGCCTATGAATGCGATCGCTTCCTGTGGGAGAAATAGCACCATCGCTGATTAACTGCATCTGCTGAGATTCGGATAAATAAGCCAATTCCTGAAAAATTATCTAGCCAAATAGACGCAGGTGTTAAACTCGCTATGAAAAAAGCTATTGAAAGACACCGCCGTTTAGTAGAATTTATTAGCATTTGGCAAAATGGCCAAGTTGTGAGATTAACCGCCATACAAATTCCTCCTTTCAACTCAGATGAGTAACCTATTTTCCCTCATTCCAGATCAAATCCGAGATAAACTACCACTGACGGAAGATAAAAAAGAACTACTTCAACAGCAAACCATTAGTCAAAATATTCCAGGAACAATTCTGCGGGATTTTCAAACTATTTTAGAATTTCTCCAACCCAACGGCGTTGAAGTTAGTAGTACTTATCACCAATTGTCCCTTAAATATCTCCAACAACTTAACTCACAATTGAGCTATCCCATAGATATTAACCTCAAACGTCCTGTACAAAAATCCTATCCTTATATTCACGGTCTTTATTTTCTCCTCCGCACCTCTGGACTATCTCAAGTTATTACCGAAGGCAAAAATAGCAAGTTGGTTTTAGACCAAAATATTCTGCAAGTTTGGCAAGGATTAAACCCCACAGAACAATATTTCACCTTGCTAGAATCTTGGTTAGTTTGGGGAGAAAGCGAACTCTTAGGCGACCAAAGAGATATGTTTGACCAAGCATATCGCTGTTTATTATTTTGGAACAATCTCCCATCATCAGGATTAAAAATTAATAATTACTCAGAACAAGATAAATTAGTTTATTATCCTGGTTTCCACAATCTCGCTCTCTTACATTTATTTGGATTAATTGAACTGACATTAGGAAAACCACAAGCCGCTAAAGGCTGGCGTTTTACTCATGTAAACCCCAAGGACTGGGGTAATGCTCTCATGTCTGTATTAACTGAAAGTCGCTCAAATATCCAAGTAGAAGATTACGCCACTTTTCGGTTAGATTTTCGCATAGCTTTTGACAATTTAAAACCTTATCTCCAACCCTATTTCCCGGAATGGTCACAAACATTAGTGATTGCAAAAGGCGGTTTTACTGAGGGTGTTTATATATTTAAAGCCACTTTACAGAATGCTTGGCGACGGATTGCTATTCCTAGTTACTTTAATTTGGATGAAGTCGCTGCCGCAATTGTGCAAGCATTTGATTTTGACCCGGAACACCTCTACAGATTTATTCACAAAGACCGTTTAGGAAGAACTTTGGAATTTAATCATCCTGTTGTCGAAATTCCCCCTGATACCTGCGATTTTCGTTTAGGCGATTTATCCTTAGAGGTAGGCAGTCATTTACAATTTATCTTTGATTTACTGCAAGAATGGGAATTTGATTTATGTGTAGAGAAAATTGAAGCAGCTAATGACAAAATGAAAAAGCCCAAGATTCTTGAATCTCATGGTGAACCGCCAGCGCAGTATGGTGAAGAAGAAGAAAGCTGGGAATAGATTGGCTACTGTGATTGGCTATGTTTCAATCCATACATACGTGTCAGAATTGGTAGGGCGATCGCTCTTGCCTCATAATCATTCTTTGCTTATTGGGCTTTGGCTTTATTTATTCTCTATCTCCACTGCGCCTAATGCTTTGAGTGAGGCTTTCGCAGCTTCTGTTAAACCTCTAATATCTTTGATACTCATGCCTTCATAAGGTCGAGGAACTCTCAATATCTTAAGACACTCACCTGTTTTGATATCCCAAACCCTAATAGTTTCATCTTGGCTGCTACTTGCTATAATCGAACCTTCGTAATTTAAAGCAACTGACCAAACACCTCTAGTATGTCCATGTAAAGTTTTTAAGCATTCGCCGTTTTTTGGATTCCACAGTTTTACAGTTTCATCAGCACTACCACTAACCAAATTTTGATCATCGGGACTAAAAGCTAATGATTGAACATCATGAGTATGTCCTTGTAAAGTTTGTATGCATTCGCCTGTTTTAATATCCCATAACTTTATGGTGTTATCTTTGCTACCACTAGCTACCGTTAAGCCATCAAAACTGAACACTACTGTATGTGCATCAGCAGTATGTCCTCGCCAAAGATGAATGCATTCACCTGTTTCAATATCCCATAGTCTAACTGTCAAGTCGTAACTACCACTAACAAGTATTTTGCCATTAGGACTAAATGCAACTGATTGCACTGGGTCAGTATGACCTATTAAAGTTGTAATGCATCTACCGTCATTTACATTCCATAACTTGATTGTATAGTCGGCACTTGCAGTAGCAAGATTTTTACTATCAGGGCTAAAACAAACTGATCTAACTCTATGAGTGTGCCCCTGTAGAGTTCTAAGGCATTTATTTGTATTAAAATTCCACAATTTAACCGTCGTATCCTCACTGCCACTAACTACAAATTCTCCATTAGGGCTGAAAGCGACTGACCATATCCAACTTTTATGCCCTCGAAAAGTTTTCAAACATTCATCTGTAGCTATATCCCATACCCTTATCGTATAATCGTCACCACCGCTTGCAAGCAAATTGCTGCTAGGATAAAAAGCAACTGACCATATCCAGTTTGCGTAACCCTGTAATGTTTTAAGGCACTTACCTGTATTAACTTCCCATAATTTAACGCTTCGGTCATGACTGGCACTAGCGAGAATTTGATTATTAGGACTAAAAACAACTGAGTCAACTGGATGAGTATGTTCTCGGAAAATATGTAAACATTTTCCTGTATGAATATCCCATAGTCTAACTGTTGTATCGTCACTTGCACTTGCTAATAACTTGCCGTCAGAACTCAAATCTACGGACTGTATCTGATTCGTATGTGCATGAAATATTTTAATACATTGACCTATTTTAATATCCCATAAGCGGATGGTTTTATCAGAACTTCCACTAGCAAGAGTAGTACCGTCAGGGCAAAAAGCAAGTGAACGAACCCAGCCTGTATGCCCCTGCAAAATACTTATACAATTACCTGTCTTTACATCCCAGATGCGTATAGTTTCATCAATACTGCCACTAGCTAAAGTTTGACCATTAGGGCTAAAAGCGACTGTTCTTAAACCTTTACTGTGTCCGTGTAAAATTTTAATACATTCGCCTGTACAGATATTCCATAAACGTATGGTTTGGTCAGCACTCCCACTAGCAATTATTTGACCATCAGGTGAGAAAACAAGCGACCTAACAACGTTTGTATGCCCATAAAATGTTTTCAAGCATTTACCTGTTTCGATATTCCATAAACGTACTGTTTGATCAGAACTTCCACTAGCAAAGGTAGTACCATCAGGGCTGCAAACAACGGACATTGTCCAACTTAGATGTCCTTTAAAGTTAAAAATTTCTTTTCCATCAGCAACTCGCCAAATACGAATTTGACCGTTCGCATCACTTGCAACTAAATATTTTCCATCAGGACTAAATGCTGCTGATTGAACACTTCCAAAGGCTTGAGTAAAAACAGAATAAACTAAGTTGGCTTCATTAAAATTGGTACTTTGCAAACTGGCATCAGTAAAATCAGCCCCCTTAATCACTGCACCACTAAAATTTCTGCCTTCCAAAACCGCTTTGTCTACCTTCACAGCCAAAGTTGCTGCATTCCCGCCAATATAACCCACTTCATCTTCGTTTTTACCCCGCGTCGCCTCAATAACCTTAATAAGCGACTCATTATTACTTAACATCGGTAAAAGTAAATCCATAACTGCTTTTGTGAGTGGTGCTTTGCCAAAAGTATCCTTCAACTTATTTAAAGACTCACTTCTAAATTTCCTAAGTGGTGCGTTCCCCAAAGGGGTTGCCGCAGGCATCGCCACACTACACTCAGTGTCATCCAATTGACGCGAAAAATAACCAGACCAAGTATAATCAACAGGCACTGTACCGCTATCCAAACCTGACTGTGCTTGGGCTAATTCCGTAAAATCGCTAGCTAATTCCCCTAACTCTGCCGCAAATTTATACGCCACAAAAAACTCCAACAGTGATCTATGTGCCGGCGTATAGTCACCATCAGCATTGCGAACAAGCATCGTCTGCGCCATCATGTCATAATGCCAATGGTCTAAATCCTTCTCTTCTTGAACAATAGAACCAAATAAGCGGCGAATGCGTTCTGGGAACAGTCGATAATTCAGGCTCATTTGGTCATTAGACAACATTTCCCAGGAAAGTTCGCACAAAAAATACAGTTTTTCTGCCAAAGAAGTAAAAGTACGCTCCGCTTTAATGTCCCGTTCCATCTTGCGCCGCACTGCATACAAATAAACCCGTGACATATCCACAGGTTTACCTGCCTTAATATCTGGCAATGCTTCCAATATTAAGTCGGTCATCACTGGGCGACGAGCTAAGTCTAATAATTGCGGATTGCCTACTACTTGTTCTACTGTCGCTGCTTCAGCTTGGTATGACAACACCTGCCGAATTTGCTCATCGTTGAATTTCTCCAATTCCAAGACTTCAAATTGAGGTGTTTCGCCAGTTAATTTTTTAGTTGAAGCTTGCAGTTCTGCATTTAATAAAGCACGCCCTTCCTTTGCCTCTGGGAAATGCTCAGTACGACAGGTGAGGATGACTTTAGCACCGGGAACTACCACCTTCGCCAGTTCCCAAAAGTTGTTAATCATCTGTTGACGATCTACCTTTGCTGCCATTTCGTCAAAGCCATCGAAAATGAGCAGCAACTTACCCATACGATTAAGTTGGTCAAAGACTTCGCTGTTGATACGGATATTGTGTTGGGTAAAAAAGAAACTTGCCAAAACATTCTCAACATTTAACGCTTTGGCAAAGTCACGCAGGGTAATTACCAAAGGCAGACGGGGACGTTCAACGCCACGTTTTTGAGCATCGCGGTAACGTTGCAATGCAGTCCAAGCATAGTGAAAGACAAACCAAGTTTTACCTGTACCAAATTCTCCTAGAATTGAAATATGCTCTTTGGCTGGGTCATCAAGCCAAAGGTCGATATAGCCATCAATCCACCCGTCCTCTTCCTCATATCGACTCATCCCCAGTCGCTGCTTGGTAATTGGGTCAATTTCTTCTTTTGTGCAAGCAAGCGGTACATACTTGGTATCAATTTTTCGGCGTTTGATTTGGGCTTCTAACCAGTCGAGATAGCTGCTAAAGTCAGCATCTAAGTCAATCAATTCGTCAAATGTAAAGCAGTCTAGGCAATGATTTTCTTCTTTCTTGACTTCATCCCTTGCTGCGCGGGAAATCCGACGGGTAGTTACTAACCATCCTTCATCAGTTTTTTGCGCCTCAACCGAGGAACGCAACGCCATCACATCACTCAGTCCCACCTCTCCTGCAACGCCACGTATAAGAATACGGTCATAACTGCGACGTACTGGGATGTGAATTATCCATTCAAAATATTCTTCTGCCCAGATTTCATATTTTTCAAAGTCATAGCCCAAGGTTTCAAACCATCCTCGCATCTGCTGGGCAAGTGCGATCGCTCTACATTGGTTTGCAGTCGCAGTTCCTGGTAGTGCAGGATAATTCTCTACTGCCAACCTTGCTATTTCTGTCCGAATCCCCTCCAGCGTTGGCAATCTTTCTAGTTGTTCTTGGATACAAGCAATCCTTTTATGTAGAGAACCAATTTTCTGATTTAGCAAAACATCAGAGGGTGTGCGAGTTCGTTTAGCAACTTCAATAAATACAGTTGCAAATTCAGCCACTTCTCGCCTGACATCAAGTTCCAAACTACTGATCTCATCACCCAAGGTATAGGTATCTAGAAAAGCATCAACCTCAGAAAGCAGAATTGAGGGGTTATTGTGGTCTAATGCTGTGCGAAAAGCTTGTTTAATTGCTGCTTGTCGGAACAGTTCGAGCAATGGCTTAGGTTTGCCTACGCCATATTCTACTAAAGCGTAAGCATAAACACCACTAAAATCAGCAGGTGGATGCTCTGGATCGAGGTGAAATTGCTGGAGTAACTTAATTACAGTCTCCGAACGCAGAATTTTTTCTTTAATCAAAGGATTGGCGATGCTAGTAATTGCGTTGAAGACCAGATCCAGGTTAATCAAGCTCATTAAAATACTCCAAAAACACAGAGCTATCTTGCTAATCTAAAGGTTAATTACTGTTACAAATAATATACTGCCAAAAACAGTTTTATGAAGAGTTGACAGTACAGTTAGCTATTAGGCTTTAACTTCTGACTCCAGAAGGCTCAAAAGTTTTTCTTCCAACTCAGTAAGATAAGGTCGATTCAGTTTCCCCAACGCCTGCAACAGACTTTTGACTGTCTCCTCTAGTAAACTCGAATACACCCGATTAATACGATCGCTGATTTGTTTAATCTGCTCACATTCAACAGGCAAGTAATCCGGTATTGGACATTAGCTACGCTTGTGCTATTTGTAAAACTTGTGAGTTTATCAAGCTTAACAAACTCTATAAGTTGCTCAATCTTTGTAAATATATCGATCGCCGTAATGAGTATTGTCCAGCAACATCAATTTGATGGCATCACTGTTCATCTCTCCTCTGTATGAGCTACGTTATTACTACTTACAAAAATAAACCTAATAATGCTATGCGCGTAAGGGAAAAGGTAGGCTTTTGATGCCACTGCTAACTATTGTGATAAATCTTGCGTCCACTCGTTTTCAATATTTTCTAAATCCTTCAACTTACCCAATTGGTGAAAAACTTCATATCCTCTATTGTAATAGTATTGGGCAAGGTCTTGATTTCCGCGCTGACGTTCAAGATATGCTAGATAATAATTAGTTTTAGCAAAATGCTCAGTCATCTCTAATTCTTGCATTTTATCTAAAGCTTGTTTTAAAAGCTTTTCTGCTTCATTCAAATTACCATCTCGTAATTCATTTTTTCCTAAACAACCAGTTGATATCGCTATACCTGAATTATCGTCTAATTCTTTATAAAAACTCAAAGATTGCTGATAGAAAGTTTTAGCTTCATCCCAGTTACTAAGCTTGTACTGAATGTATCCTAACGAACAATATAAATGCGCTATACGAGGACATGTTCCTAATTCTATATGAATTCTTAAAGCTTGTTGATAATCTTCTTTAGCTTTATCTAAATTTCCTTTCTTTAATTCAATATCACCTAATGAGGTTAGAGAAATTGCAATGCCCTCATCATTTTTCAAATCTTGCCTTAACTGCAAAGCTTTATTGTATAGTATTTCTGCTTCATTCAAATTACCACGATTTTCCTCAATCTGGCCTAATGCACTCCAAATAATTGTTATATTGAGCTTTTGATCTAGCTCTTTCCATAATCGTAAAGCTTCCTTATACTTATATTCTGCATTTTCATAATTTCCTCTAACAAATTCAATTTTTCCTAATGAATAAAAGCAAGAAGCTAAATATGAAGATTTTTTCCAATTATCTTCACTATTTAAAGCTGCATTAAAATGTTTTTCTGCATTTCCTAAGTTACCACATTGAAAATACGCATTTCCAATTTCTAGGTGAACATAAGGTTGATTAAGTTTACTACTATAAGGCAATACTTCTTCATATAAATTGATTATTAAATTCCAGTATCCCCATCGTCTGAGATACGGTATCGATAATTTCTTTAATAATCCTACTGACTTATCATATTTCTCTAAGCGAAAAGCAAAATGTTGAGCTTCTAACAAGTAATGTATATCTTCTAAGGTTTTAGGATTATCAACATTAGAATTAGAG
This window contains:
- a CDS encoding type II toxin-antitoxin system VapC family toxin — its product is MRYLLDTNACIVYLNRPMSAVRQRLESLSPADIVVCSVVKAELFYGAMRSNNPTRTLALQEAFLNNFVSLPFDDRAARLFGRIRAELGTLGTPIGPYDLQIAAIALVNNLTLVTHNTREFSRVIPNYCEAA
- a CDS encoding plasmid pRiA4b ORF-3 family protein, giving the protein MSNLFSLIPDQIRDKLPLTEDKKELLQQQTISQNIPGTILRDFQTILEFLQPNGVEVSSTYHQLSLKYLQQLNSQLSYPIDINLKRPVQKSYPYIHGLYFLLRTSGLSQVITEGKNSKLVLDQNILQVWQGLNPTEQYFTLLESWLVWGESELLGDQRDMFDQAYRCLLFWNNLPSSGLKINNYSEQDKLVYYPGFHNLALLHLFGLIELTLGKPQAAKGWRFTHVNPKDWGNALMSVLTESRSNIQVEDYATFRLDFRIAFDNLKPYLQPYFPEWSQTLVIAKGGFTEGVYIFKATLQNAWRRIAIPSYFNLDEVAAAIVQAFDFDPEHLYRFIHKDRLGRTLEFNHPVVEIPPDTCDFRLGDLSLEVGSHLQFIFDLLQEWEFDLCVEKIEAANDKMKKPKILESHGEPPAQYGEEEESWE
- a CDS encoding NACHT domain-containing protein; translation: MSLINLDLVFNAITSIANPLIKEKILRSETVIKLLQQFHLDPEHPPADFSGVYAYALVEYGVGKPKPLLELFRQAAIKQAFRTALDHNNPSILLSEVDAFLDTYTLGDEISSLELDVRREVAEFATVFIEVAKRTRTPSDVLLNQKIGSLHKRIACIQEQLERLPTLEGIRTEIARLAVENYPALPGTATANQCRAIALAQQMRGWFETLGYDFEKYEIWAEEYFEWIIHIPVRRSYDRILIRGVAGEVGLSDVMALRSSVEAQKTDEGWLVTTRRISRAARDEVKKEENHCLDCFTFDELIDLDADFSSYLDWLEAQIKRRKIDTKYVPLACTKEEIDPITKQRLGMSRYEEEDGWIDGYIDLWLDDPAKEHISILGEFGTGKTWFVFHYAWTALQRYRDAQKRGVERPRLPLVITLRDFAKALNVENVLASFFFTQHNIRINSEVFDQLNRMGKLLLIFDGFDEMAAKVDRQQMINNFWELAKVVVPGAKVILTCRTEHFPEAKEGRALLNAELQASTKKLTGETPQFEVLELEKFNDEQIRQVLSYQAEAATVEQVVGNPQLLDLARRPVMTDLILEALPDIKAGKPVDMSRVYLYAVRRKMERDIKAERTFTSLAEKLYFLCELSWEMLSNDQMSLNYRLFPERIRRLFGSIVQEEKDLDHWHYDMMAQTMLVRNADGDYTPAHRSLLEFFVAYKFAAELGELASDFTELAQAQSGLDSGTVPVDYTWSGYFSRQLDDTECSVAMPAATPLGNAPLRKFRSESLNKLKDTFGKAPLTKAVMDLLLPMLSNNESLIKVIEATRGKNEDEVGYIGGNAATLAVKVDKAVLEGRNFSGAVIKGADFTDASLQSTNFNEANLVYSVFTQAFGSVQSAAFSPDGKYLVASDANGQIRIWRVADGKEIFNFKGHLSWTMSVVCSPDGTTFASGSSDQTVRLWNIETGKCLKTFYGHTNVVRSLVFSPDGQIIASGSADQTIRLWNICTGECIKILHGHSKGLRTVAFSPNGQTLASGSIDETIRIWDVKTGNCISILQGHTGWVRSLAFCPDGTTLASGSSDKTIRLWDIKIGQCIKIFHAHTNQIQSVDLSSDGKLLASASDDTTVRLWDIHTGKCLHIFREHTHPVDSVVFSPNNQILASASHDRSVKLWEVNTGKCLKTLQGYANWIWSVAFYPSSNLLASGGDDYTIRVWDIATDECLKTFRGHKSWIWSVAFSPNGEFVVSGSEDTTVKLWNFNTNKCLRTLQGHTHRVRSVCFSPDSKNLATASADYTIKLWNVNDGRCITTLIGHTDPVQSVAFSPNGKILVSGSYDLTVRLWDIETGECIHLWRGHTADAHTVVFSFDGLTVASGSKDNTIKLWDIKTGECIQTLQGHTHDVQSLAFSPDDQNLVSGSADETVKLWNPKNGECLKTLHGHTRGVWSVALNYEGSIIASSSQDETIRVWDIKTGECLKILRVPRPYEGMSIKDIRGLTEAAKASLKALGAVEIENK
- a CDS encoding tetratricopeptide repeat protein, with product MYGTDLPKLQTPKVVINPTIPEVPIWKGRDELINQLQVKLLHSENLLKVLVLVGQGGIGKTSLAVKLLDALGVNCRSLPTKSENSKRCPYECIMYFKVHEGTTFDDVAKFLLIDGYDWDIYFSPLIAIDIEKPAELTNIKNISQTEQIVECLIKSSLVQESYDEEKCEKIYDLHRVIIEFLQAEYQEEMQHILKIAYNLYSSNSNVDNPKTLEDIHYLLEAQHFAFRLEKYDKSVGLLKKLSIPYLRRWGYWNLIINLYEEVLPYSSKLNQPYVHLEIGNAYFQCGNLGNAEKHFNAALNSEDNWKKSSYLASCFYSLGKIEFVRGNYENAEYKYKEALRLWKELDQKLNITIIWSALGQIEENRGNLNEAEILYNKALQLRQDLKNDEGIAISLTSLGDIELKKGNLDKAKEDYQQALRIHIELGTCPRIAHLYCSLGYIQYKLSNWDEAKTFYQQSLSFYKELDDNSGIAISTGCLGKNELRDGNLNEAEKLLKQALDKMQELEMTEHFAKTNYYLAYLERQRGNQDLAQYYYNRGYEVFHQLGKLKDLENIENEWTQDLSQ